In Clostridium sp. DL-VIII, the following proteins share a genomic window:
- a CDS encoding carboxylesterase family protein, which translates to MIKNKQIILRALVGVMTFSLVTAFRITDNNSVAKASTKSATEQSGTISAGPGIAVVDTEAGKVQGYIRNGIYTYHGVPYAEAKERFVPAQKAQHWDGVKLAFNYGPISPQEQTSGAFAFFESNWENSSRQFTMDNNSQNLNIWTPGINNNAKRPVMVWLHGGGFQSGSSAAIAPYDGENLSKKGDVVVVSVNHRLNALGYLDLSQYGEKYKYSENVGITDIVASLQWIRDNIEQFGGDPNNVTVFGESGGGAKVLALMTTPYAKGLFQKGIVESGATEPMGVNFTSKEASKRVTELTLQNLGITGDQIEKLQTVPYEQLSQASDKALKQTADELHIPVALGGGYSLSWEPVVDGDYMPTSPVTDKGFAEAGKDVPLLIGSNLTEWTAMSQVFNMDKAQSDNPNTWTEEEVDKHLKDTYGDKADEVVQAFLQAYPDKKKADAVYIDSMIRLPLLKIMSRKADQQGAPVYSYLFSWESPVMNGVFTAYHTSEIPFVFDNIDKADTTIGGGQEAKILEDRMSQAWINFAKTGNPSIDNLPKWEAYDRKAGATMIFDNKVKLVYNHDKKLLSLLAPNYKY; encoded by the coding sequence ATGATAAAGAACAAACAAATTATTTTGCGTGCATTAGTTGGTGTGATGACATTTTCGCTTGTAACTGCATTTAGAATAACAGACAATAACTCTGTTGCAAAAGCTTCAACAAAAAGCGCAACAGAACAATCTGGGACAATCAGTGCAGGGCCTGGTATCGCTGTTGTTGATACAGAGGCAGGAAAAGTTCAAGGATACATTCGCAATGGAATTTATACATATCATGGAGTTCCATATGCTGAGGCGAAAGAAAGATTCGTTCCAGCACAGAAAGCACAGCACTGGGATGGAGTAAAACTTGCTTTTAACTATGGACCAATATCGCCACAGGAACAGACATCAGGTGCATTTGCATTTTTTGAGTCCAACTGGGAAAATTCATCAAGACAATTTACAATGGATAATAATAGTCAGAATCTGAACATCTGGACACCTGGTATTAATAATAATGCAAAGAGACCGGTAATGGTATGGCTGCATGGAGGTGGATTTCAATCAGGGTCATCTGCAGCGATAGCTCCCTATGATGGTGAAAATCTTAGCAAAAAGGGAGACGTTGTAGTAGTCTCAGTAAATCATCGTCTTAATGCTCTTGGATATCTTGATCTTTCTCAATATGGTGAAAAATATAAATACTCTGAAAATGTAGGAATTACAGATATTGTAGCTTCACTTCAATGGATTCGTGATAATATTGAACAGTTTGGCGGTGATCCTAATAACGTTACGGTATTTGGAGAGTCAGGTGGAGGAGCAAAGGTACTTGCACTTATGACAACTCCATACGCAAAGGGGCTTTTCCAGAAAGGAATTGTTGAGAGCGGTGCCACAGAGCCAATGGGAGTTAATTTTACTTCAAAGGAAGCAAGTAAAAGGGTGACAGAACTTACACTTCAAAACCTTGGAATTACTGGGGATCAGATAGAAAAATTACAGACAGTTCCATATGAACAACTGTCACAAGCATCTGACAAAGCACTTAAGCAGACAGCTGACGAACTTCATATTCCGGTAGCCCTTGGAGGAGGATATTCATTATCATGGGAACCGGTAGTAGATGGAGACTATATGCCTACAAGTCCGGTTACAGATAAAGGATTTGCGGAAGCTGGTAAGGATGTGCCACTCCTAATTGGTTCAAATCTAACAGAGTGGACAGCTATGTCGCAAGTATTTAATATGGATAAAGCACAGTCAGATAATCCAAATACATGGACAGAAGAAGAAGTGGACAAGCATCTAAAGGATACTTATGGAGATAAGGCGGATGAAGTTGTACAAGCATTTCTTCAAGCATACCCTGATAAAAAGAAGGCAGATGCAGTATATATTGATTCAATGATTAGACTGCCACTTTTAAAGATTATGTCTCGCAAGGCAGATCAACAGGGAGCACCTGTTTATTCATATCTTTTCAGCTGGGAATCGCCGGTTATGAATGGTGTGTTCACTGCATACCACACATCCGAGATACCATTTGTATTTGATAATATAGATAAAGCGGATACAACGATTGGCGGAGGTCAAGAGGCAAAGATTCTAGAAGACCGCATGAGTCAGGCATGGATCAATTTTGCAAAGACTGGCAACCCAAGTATCGACAATTTACCTAAGTGGGAAGCTTATGACCGTAAAGCTGGTGCGACAATGATTTTTGATAATAAGGTGAAGCTTGTATATAACCATGATAAGAAGCTGCTCTCACTACTTGCACCAAATTATAAATATTAA